From the Anguilla anguilla isolate fAngAng1 chromosome 8, fAngAng1.pri, whole genome shotgun sequence genome, one window contains:
- the LOC118233430 gene encoding ethanolaminephosphotransferase 1-like isoform X2 produces the protein MFNYNYVTSQQLAGFDKYKYNAVDTNPLSVYVMQHLWNRIVKVVPLWIAPNLLTFTGFLLILKNYLLLSFYDWNYTASDPDSQHVPGWVWSVSGLTTFSAYALDSIDGKQARRTMSSSPLGELFDHGLDSWASSLFSLSLFSVFGVRAESGVSAYTLYYVLCVILLTFIISHWEKYNTGVLFLPWGYDISQVTLTVVYLVTAVIGVEAWHKPFLFGYFFTDILIAMAIGCSAVLSVPQTLYNIHLAHRREALLRTSLYEGLLPLLSPGLLFTLLTTWVLTSPSEILVHNPRIFLWMTGVAFSNVTTHHLPNDQHKD, from the exons ATGTTTAACTACAATTATGTTACGTCGCAGCAACTTGCTGGTTTCGACAAATACAAG taCAATGCAGTGGATACCAATCCGCTATCGGTATATGTTATGCAGCATCTGTGGAACAGGATTGTGAAG GTAGTGCCCCTGTGGATTGCTCCAAATTTATTAACATTTACTGgttttttactgattttaaagAACTACCTTCTGCTGTCATTTTATGACTGGAATTACACTGCATCAG ATCCTGATTCGCAGCATGTTCCGGGTTGGGTGTGGAGTGTGTCTGGCTTGACTACATTCTCAGCATATGCTTTGG ACTCTATAGACGGTAAACAAGCTCGCCGCACCATGTCCAGCAGCCCCCTGGGAGAGCTCTTTGACCATGGCCTGGACAGCTGGGCTAGCTCCCTCTTcagcctctccctcttctctgtgtTTGGCGTCAGAGCAGAGAGCGGTGTCTCGGCCTACACGCTGTACTACGTTTTGTGCGTCATCCTGCTCACCTTCATCATCTCTCACTGGGAGAAATATAACACTGGAGTTCTCTTCCTCCCCTGGGGATACGACATAAGCCAAGTG ACGCTAACAGTTGTGTATCTGGTGACGGCAGTAATTGGGGTAGAAGCCTGGCACAAGCCTTTTCTCTTCGGATATTTCTTTACGGATATATTAATAGCTATGGCCATAG GCTGCAGTGCCGTTCTCTCTGTGCCACAGACACTGTACAACATCCATCT GGCTCACAGGAGAGAGGCACTCCTCAGGACCTCACTGTATGAAGGGCTGCTGCCCCTCTTATCTCCCGGTCTGCTCTTCACCCTCCTCACCACGTGGGTCCTGACCTCACCCAGCGAGATACTTGTCCACAATCCCAGAATATTCCTCTGGATGACTGGAGTGGCTTTCTCCAACGTCACA ACTCATCATTTGCCAAATGACCAACACAAGGACTGA
- the LOC118233430 gene encoding ethanolaminephosphotransferase 1-like isoform X1, producing the protein MFNYNYVTSQQLAGFDKYKYNAVDTNPLSVYVMQHLWNRIVKVVPLWIAPNLLTFTGFLLILKNYLLLSFYDWNYTASDPDSQHVPGWVWSVSGLTTFSAYALDSIDGKQARRTMSSSPLGELFDHGLDSWASSLFSLSLFSVFGVRAESGVSAYTLYYVLCVILLTFIISHWEKYNTGVLFLPWGYDISQVTLTVVYLVTAVIGVEAWHKPFLFGYFFTDILIAMAIGCSAVLSVPQTLYNIHLAHRREALLRTSLYEGLLPLLSPGLLFTLLTTWVLTSPSEILVHNPRIFLWMTGVAFSNVTCRLIICQMTNTRTEAFHWLLLPLAGISGGVATGILVQSEFLCLVAYSILVTVAHVHYGVCVGKQLSKHLNIYIFSLGKRHQE; encoded by the exons ATGTTTAACTACAATTATGTTACGTCGCAGCAACTTGCTGGTTTCGACAAATACAAG taCAATGCAGTGGATACCAATCCGCTATCGGTATATGTTATGCAGCATCTGTGGAACAGGATTGTGAAG GTAGTGCCCCTGTGGATTGCTCCAAATTTATTAACATTTACTGgttttttactgattttaaagAACTACCTTCTGCTGTCATTTTATGACTGGAATTACACTGCATCAG ATCCTGATTCGCAGCATGTTCCGGGTTGGGTGTGGAGTGTGTCTGGCTTGACTACATTCTCAGCATATGCTTTGG ACTCTATAGACGGTAAACAAGCTCGCCGCACCATGTCCAGCAGCCCCCTGGGAGAGCTCTTTGACCATGGCCTGGACAGCTGGGCTAGCTCCCTCTTcagcctctccctcttctctgtgtTTGGCGTCAGAGCAGAGAGCGGTGTCTCGGCCTACACGCTGTACTACGTTTTGTGCGTCATCCTGCTCACCTTCATCATCTCTCACTGGGAGAAATATAACACTGGAGTTCTCTTCCTCCCCTGGGGATACGACATAAGCCAAGTG ACGCTAACAGTTGTGTATCTGGTGACGGCAGTAATTGGGGTAGAAGCCTGGCACAAGCCTTTTCTCTTCGGATATTTCTTTACGGATATATTAATAGCTATGGCCATAG GCTGCAGTGCCGTTCTCTCTGTGCCACAGACACTGTACAACATCCATCT GGCTCACAGGAGAGAGGCACTCCTCAGGACCTCACTGTATGAAGGGCTGCTGCCCCTCTTATCTCCCGGTCTGCTCTTCACCCTCCTCACCACGTGGGTCCTGACCTCACCCAGCGAGATACTTGTCCACAATCCCAGAATATTCCTCTGGATGACTGGAGTGGCTTTCTCCAACGTCACA TGCAGACTCATCATTTGCCAAATGACCAACACAAGGACTGAGGCGTTCCACTGGCTTCTGCTTCCATTGGCTGGAATCAGCGGCGGAGTCGCTACAGGGATTCTGGTGCAGAGCGAGTTCCTCTGCCTCGTGGCCTACAGTATCCTAGTCACTGTGGCCCATGTTCACTACGGGGTCTGTGTG GGGAAACAGCTGAGTAAACACTTGAACATTTACATCTTCTCTTTGGGTAAACGGCATCAGGAATAA